TGCCATGGGCTCTGCTCTTGACTTTAGACAAAAACGGTTCTTAAAATGAGTTTGCAAAAATAAAGATTCAGCAAGCGACAGTCAACTGCTTTCTTGATTTTGTGGGAGTTCCACTTTTATGGACGAGGGCTTTTGAAACTGTCCGCGCCGGCAGTACTAAAAATTTATGGCATCGCCGGCTTTGCGGCGCCTCCGCTTTTCACATACTTCTCAAACCACTCGATATTGCGCTGGATCGAAAAGAGTTGGTGATTGACTTCACGAAAGCCGTGCGGCTCGCGCGGGTAAATGTCGAATTCCACGGTTTTATCGAGCATCTTCAGCGCGGTGTAAATCTCCCAGCCCTGGCTGATGGGTACACGGTCATCCTTTTCACCGTGGGAGATGAGCAGTGCGGTGTTTGATTTTTGAATGTGGGCCATGGGCGAGGCCAGCCATGCCTTCTCCATGTTTTCCCAAACCGAGAGATTCCAATGCACCATGGAATTCTCATAGGGAATATCCGAAGTGCCGGTGAATGAAATCCAATTTGAAATACCGGCGCCCATTGAAGCGGCCTTGAAATGCTCGGTGTAGCGCGTTGCCGCGAGCGCGGAAAAATAGCCGCCGTAGGAGAAGCCGCCGATGCCCACGCGATTCAAATCAATCAAACCCTGCTGGTCGAGGTGCGCCAAACCGTCGATCACATCTTCAAACTCCTGTCCGCCGAGATCTTTGTGATCGGCCTTGGCATAAGCCACGCCGCGTCCCGTGCTGCCGCGATAATTCGGGCTGAAAACGACAAAGCCGCGCGCGGCGAGCAGCTCGCCCCATTGTATATAACTCGTGGACCAACCGTCGAGATACGCGCTCTCCGGCCCGCCGTGAATTTGAACGATGCAGGGATAGCGTTTGCCTTTTTCATAATCCGTGGGCAGCATCAACACGCCGGTGATTTCCAGACCGTCGCGCGCTTTCCACGAAATTTCTTCGCTGCCAGAAAGCTTGACATTGGCCAGCTCGGGATTGCTGTTGGTCAACCGCGTCAGCTTCTTCGTGGAGAGATTGCCGCTGAACGCTTCGTTCGGGTGGGTATCGGTGTTGGCGCTCGTCGCGAAAGTCTTGCCGTCGTTCGCAAACGAAGCGCTCAGAAACGTGTAGCCGCCTTCGATGATCGCCGTCATTTTGCCGCCTTTGGCCGGAATGGTTTTGAGGACGGTGTGGCTGCGCTCGACTGCCGTGAAAGCGAGCGTCGCGGCATTGAGCCAATCGATTCCGGAAACGGTTCCTTCATAATTTTCGGTGATGTTGCTGGCATTGCCGCCCGCCGCGGGAACGACGAAGATGCTGCCGGCCGCGGGATCGCTTTCATCCACACCGGCAGTGAAGGCGACGGATTGTCCGTCGGGCGACCAACGCATCTCGCCGAGCTTGCCGTTGGTGTCGGTAAGCATTTTGGCTTCGCCGCCCGCACGGTTGACGGTATAAATTTTCTTGAACATGTACGAATCATCGGTTCTGGGCGTGGCGCTGGCTTGATACACCAATTTGCCGGCATCCGGCGACCAGGCAAAACTCCACACCGCAACGTCACCGGTTACGGCTTTCGCTTCGCCGCCGTCAACGGATTGCACATACAGCCGCGGGAACTTAAAATTTTTGTCAACGGTTTTCACATCCTTGCCGGCTTTGGCGTTCTGTTTATCTTCTGCAGTTTCGGCGTCCGTCATAATGTAGGCGATCCACTTGCCGTCAGGTGACAGGAGGTAGGCGCTCAAACCATTCTCTGCTTTTGCGACAATTTGCGCCTCGCCGCCGTCAAGCGCGATGCGATAAACCGCACTATGTGTATCGTGTTCCTTGCGCACCGCGGAAAAATAAATCCATTTGCCGTCCGGCGACCATTGCGGCGAGCTGACGCCCTGCGGTTTATACGTGAATTGCCTGGCCGCGCCGCCGGCTGCCGGAATCACAAACAACTCGCTGTAACGCCCGCCTTTTTCTTCGTCAACCGAACGCGCCGTTGAAAGAATGTAGGCCACGCTCTTGCCGGTTGGGTCGATCACCGCCGTACTGACGTTTTTAAGACTCACGACCATCTCCGGGGAGATGCGGTTTTGGGCGAACAAAATCGTTGCGCTCAACAAAACCAAAATGGAAAGCGTGTGCAGCTTTTTGTTCAATAGCATGATCTTCCTCCTTTGCATTTAAAAAATAGTCATTGACAGAATGCTCCCAATGGCCGATATTTGTTTCGGATCAAGCCATAAACCATCGGAAATTGCATGTGCTCATGATGCCTGCATTGACAAGTTAGCAACAGGTTCACGAATTCAAAGTACAGAATGCGAGGATG
This is a stretch of genomic DNA from Cytophagia bacterium CHB2. It encodes these proteins:
- a CDS encoding S9 family peptidase, translated to MQRRKIMLLNKKLHTLSILVLLSATILFAQNRISPEMVVSLKNVSTAVIDPTGKSVAYILSTARSVDEEKGGRYSELFVIPAAGGAARQFTYKPQGVSSPQWSPDGKWIYFSAVRKEHDTHSAVYRIALDGGEAQIVAKAENGLSAYLLSPDGKWIAYIMTDAETAEDKQNAKAGKDVKTVDKNFKFPRLYVQSVDGGEAKAVTGDVAVWSFAWSPDAGKLVYQASATPRTDDSYMFKKIYTVNRAGGEAKMLTDTNGKLGEMRWSPDGQSVAFTAGVDESDPAAGSIFVVPAAGGNASNITENYEGTVSGIDWLNAATLAFTAVERSHTVLKTIPAKGGKMTAIIEGGYTFLSASFANDGKTFATSANTDTHPNEAFSGNLSTKKLTRLTNSNPELANVKLSGSEEISWKARDGLEITGVLMLPTDYEKGKRYPCIVQIHGGPESAYLDGWSTSYIQWGELLAARGFVVFSPNYRGSTGRGVAYAKADHKDLGGQEFEDVIDGLAHLDQQGLIDLNRVGIGGFSYGGYFSALAATRYTEHFKAASMGAGISNWISFTGTSDIPYENSMVHWNLSVWENMEKAWLASPMAHIQKSNTALLISHGEKDDRVPISQGWEIYTALKMLDKTVEFDIYPREPHGFREVNHQLFSIQRNIEWFEKYVKSGGAAKPAMP